In Thermococcus camini, a genomic segment contains:
- the pcc1 gene encoding KEOPS complex subunit Pcc1, which yields MGLQRGSSKEKTWSIEGMIELSFPDEETARIVYESVLYEHESVPYRRSKIEFLREGDRIIIRFLARDNSALRGTLNSYLRWIKVAMDSLEV from the coding sequence ATGGGACTACAAAGAGGCTCTTCTAAAGAAAAAACCTGGTCAATCGAAGGAATGATCGAGCTCTCCTTTCCCGACGAGGAGACTGCGAGAATAGTTTATGAAAGCGTCCTCTACGAGCACGAGAGCGTGCCCTATCGAAGGAGTAAGATAGAGTTTCTCCGCGAGGGGGACAGAATAATAATCCGCTTTCTCGCCCGGGACAACTCCGCTCTGAGAGGTACGCTGAACTCCTATCTGAGATGGATTAAGGTCGCTATGGACTCGCTTGAGGTTTAA
- a CDS encoding ribosomal biogenesis protein has product MMLITTSHRPTRRTRSFGHDLERVFPNSLYLTRGKKTIQDLLMEAYDRNYERLLIVNVWKGNPLKMTFIRVDPEDWGYLGYLYLHGIKLQREIGFRDIRPIREEMPLVVTTAKRVGLDHVAFAQVFAELTGGKFVPRKERSLLGIADRYNTDVLSVIERHPRGMAVNFYRLDVNKEKAVGPLISVKIWIMEDGRRWDYKEALLKKKPGQSKE; this is encoded by the coding sequence ATGATGCTGATAACGACTTCCCACAGACCCACGAGGAGGACGAGGAGCTTCGGCCACGACCTGGAGAGGGTCTTCCCCAACTCGCTTTACCTGACCCGGGGAAAGAAGACGATACAGGATTTACTCATGGAAGCATACGACAGGAATTACGAGAGGCTTCTGATAGTCAACGTCTGGAAGGGCAACCCGCTTAAGATGACCTTTATCAGGGTTGACCCCGAGGACTGGGGCTATCTCGGCTACCTGTACCTCCACGGCATAAAGCTCCAGCGTGAGATTGGTTTCAGGGATATAAGGCCCATACGCGAGGAGATGCCGCTTGTTGTGACCACAGCAAAGCGCGTCGGCCTCGACCACGTTGCCTTCGCCCAGGTCTTTGCCGAGCTTACCGGCGGGAAGTTCGTGCCGAGAAAGGAGCGCTCGCTCCTCGGAATAGCCGACAGGTACAACACCGACGTTCTGAGCGTCATCGAGAGGCATCCGCGCGGAATGGCGGTGAACTTCTATCGCCTGGACGTTAATAAGGAGAAGGCCGTTGGCCCGCTCATAAGCGTCAAGATCTGGATAATGGAGGACGGGCGGAGATGGGACTACAAAGAGGCTCTTCTAAAGAAAAAACCTGGTCAATCGAAGGAATGA
- a CDS encoding DNA-directed RNA polymerase subunit P: MVMAVYRCAKCGREVELDLENTREVRCPYCGSKILYKPRPRVARRVKAI, from the coding sequence ATGGTGATGGCCGTTTACCGCTGTGCAAAGTGTGGAAGGGAGGTCGAGCTCGACCTCGAAAACACCAGGGAAGTCCGCTGCCCCTACTGCGGCAGCAAGATACTCTACAAGCCCAGGCCCAGGGTGGCCAGGCGCGTAAAGGCAATCTGA
- a CDS encoding 50S ribosomal protein L37ae translates to MGRTTKVGSAGRYGPRYGLKIRRRVAAVEAKMKQKHVCPVCGRKAVRRISTGIWQCQKCGATFAGGAYLPTTPAGKVAKRVTASKA, encoded by the coding sequence ATGGGAAGGACTACTAAGGTTGGTTCAGCCGGAAGATACGGTCCGAGGTACGGTCTTAAGATCAGGAGAAGGGTCGCAGCTGTTGAGGCCAAGATGAAGCAGAAGCACGTCTGCCCGGTCTGCGGAAGGAAGGCCGTCAGGAGGATAAGCACGGGCATATGGCAGTGCCAGAAGTGCGGCGCCACCTTCGCCGGCGGTGCCTACCTGCCGACCACTCCTGCCGGAAAGGTCGCCAAGCGTGTCACGGCCTCCAAGGCCTGA
- a CDS encoding 7-carboxy-7-deazaguanine synthase QueE, with amino-acid sequence MKLVMAEVFNSWQGEGGSVPGSAFGRRQIFVRFAGCDLNCAWCDSREYIDASRVSRWRYEVEPFTGEFEYRPNPAELDDVVDAILRLDTGDVHSVSYTGGEPTLQIRALKALMEKVKSLGFDNFLETHGGLPELVKEVAHLTDYASVDIKDETAKATGDWKALVLREVESIRVLKEAGAKAYAKLVVTSKTKPENVRWYAELLKGLAPLVIQPREPIEISQEKLMELYREASLVMGRKNVGLSFQVHKYLNVL; translated from the coding sequence ATGAAGCTCGTGATGGCCGAGGTCTTCAACAGCTGGCAGGGTGAAGGAGGGAGCGTTCCCGGAAGTGCCTTCGGCAGGAGGCAGATTTTCGTCCGCTTCGCAGGTTGCGACCTTAACTGTGCCTGGTGCGACTCAAGGGAATACATAGACGCCTCTCGCGTTTCCCGCTGGAGATATGAGGTAGAGCCCTTTACAGGGGAGTTCGAGTACAGACCAAACCCTGCGGAGCTCGATGATGTCGTTGATGCCATCCTGCGCCTCGATACCGGTGACGTACACTCGGTAAGCTACACGGGCGGCGAGCCCACGCTCCAGATAAGGGCGCTCAAGGCGCTTATGGAGAAAGTGAAAAGCCTCGGCTTCGACAACTTCCTTGAGACCCACGGCGGCCTTCCGGAGCTGGTTAAGGAAGTGGCACATCTCACGGATTACGCGAGCGTTGACATAAAGGACGAGACGGCAAAGGCCACAGGGGACTGGAAGGCTTTGGTTCTCCGTGAGGTCGAGAGCATAAGGGTTCTGAAAGAAGCTGGCGCGAAGGCTTACGCTAAGCTCGTCGTTACGTCTAAAACAAAGCCCGAGAACGTCCGCTGGTACGCTGAACTGTTGAAGGGTTTGGCTCCACTCGTAATCCAGCCGAGGGAGCCGATCGAGATAAGTCAGGAGAAGCTCATGGAGCTGTACCGCGAAGCCTCGCTCGTTATGGGCCGGAAGAACGTCGGGCTGAGCTTCCAGGTTCATAAGTACCTCAACGTGCTTTGA
- a CDS encoding RuvB-like helicase, which produces MPVIEEVTAPRSFERIGSHSHIRGLGLDENGKARFMGDGMVGQVKAREAAGIAVELIKRGKLAGKGILLVGPTGSGKTAIAMGIARELGEDVPFVQIAGSEIYSAEVKKTEFLKEALRRAIGVRISEERKVYEGEIREIKINRTKHPFNPYVEIPESVIITLRTKDDEKTIRAGREIAYQLLEMGVEEGDVIQIDAETGRISKIGTTKEEEGLFFKRKVNLPSGPVLKIKEFTYTVTLHDLDVANARGNIFGLLFSTGAEISDEIRQRVDETVKKWIEEGKASLVPGVLFIDEVHMLDIEAFSFLARAMESELAPILILATNRGRTKIRGTDLEAPHGIPIDMLDRLLIINTEPYRKEEIREIVKIRAKEEKIEVSEDAIEYLAELGEKTSLRYAVQLLAPASVLARGGRVERENIEKAKEYFADLRRSMEFVEKLEGMLQ; this is translated from the coding sequence ATGCCAGTAATTGAGGAAGTTACCGCACCGAGGAGCTTTGAGAGGATTGGAAGCCACTCCCACATAAGGGGCCTTGGCCTCGACGAGAACGGAAAGGCCAGGTTCATGGGAGATGGGATGGTCGGACAGGTCAAGGCGAGGGAAGCGGCTGGAATAGCCGTTGAGCTCATCAAGCGCGGCAAGCTCGCCGGAAAGGGAATTCTCCTCGTCGGCCCGACGGGGAGCGGTAAGACGGCGATAGCCATGGGCATAGCGAGGGAGCTCGGTGAAGATGTTCCCTTCGTCCAGATAGCAGGGAGCGAGATTTACTCTGCCGAGGTCAAGAAGACCGAGTTCCTGAAGGAAGCTTTGAGGAGGGCCATAGGCGTAAGGATAAGCGAGGAGAGAAAGGTCTACGAGGGTGAGATAAGGGAGATTAAAATCAACAGGACGAAGCACCCGTTCAACCCCTACGTCGAGATTCCTGAGAGCGTCATCATAACCCTCCGCACGAAGGATGACGAGAAGACGATTAGGGCAGGACGGGAGATAGCCTACCAGCTGCTTGAGATGGGCGTCGAGGAGGGCGACGTCATACAGATTGACGCGGAAACAGGAAGGATTTCGAAAATAGGCACCACCAAAGAGGAGGAGGGCCTGTTCTTCAAGAGGAAAGTGAACCTGCCGAGCGGCCCGGTTCTCAAGATAAAGGAGTTCACTTACACAGTAACCCTCCACGACCTCGACGTTGCCAACGCCCGCGGAAACATCTTCGGCCTGCTCTTCAGCACGGGGGCGGAGATAAGCGACGAGATAAGGCAGAGGGTTGACGAGACCGTCAAGAAGTGGATCGAAGAGGGGAAAGCCAGCCTCGTGCCGGGTGTTCTCTTCATTGACGAGGTTCACATGCTCGACATCGAGGCGTTCTCCTTCCTGGCCAGAGCCATGGAGAGCGAGCTGGCGCCGATCCTAATCCTCGCGACGAACCGCGGAAGGACGAAGATAAGGGGCACCGACCTTGAGGCCCCGCACGGCATTCCGATAGATATGCTCGACAGGCTGCTCATAATCAACACCGAGCCCTACAGGAAGGAGGAAATTCGCGAGATAGTCAAGATAAGGGCGAAGGAAGAGAAGATCGAGGTCAGCGAGGATGCCATCGAGTACCTCGCGGAGCTCGGCGAGAAGACGAGCCTGCGCTACGCGGTGCAGCTCCTTGCGCCAGCCAGTGTTCTTGCCAGGGGCGGAAGGGTTGAGAGGGAGAACATCGAAAAAGCTAAGGAGTATTTCGCCGACCTCAGGAGGAGCATGGAGTTCGTGGAAAAGCTTGAGGGAATGCTTCAGTAA
- a CDS encoding PIN domain-containing protein yields MRSPIEVIEKPELQILMNVLGEISVSYPLYDLPLLRAKPIETGYRVEAIAGKREFNAKVPEYLSHELPTYTDFYECFISSGIILYDNVDEFLQNLELYERLKKGVAFAPDTNLFYHRFISGFRPLDRYQIVVAEGVKKEIENAMNYKYRHRELEEMRREVRNGSLLKEFSNRRTKRSRKAAYIALKEFERLKDRIIIAESVKEPAHNNDEIIVKSLKHYDNMTPTLLVFLTADIAITDVAEMEGLEYFLFKYPRRELGRHDVTAYQLRTLLFNLAAVFGVIEVNGITVFGEFGGKQGLNELKLVFPTENRAYHEFEFHLKLSRKLMEIMND; encoded by the coding sequence ATGCGGTCTCCTATTGAGGTTATTGAAAAACCCGAGCTCCAGATCCTTATGAACGTCCTTGGTGAGATTAGTGTGAGCTATCCCCTCTATGACCTCCCCCTTCTGAGGGCAAAGCCGATAGAGACGGGCTACCGCGTTGAGGCCATCGCTGGCAAAAGGGAATTCAACGCAAAGGTTCCTGAGTACCTCTCCCACGAACTGCCCACCTACACCGACTTCTACGAGTGCTTTATCTCCTCGGGCATAATCCTCTACGACAACGTGGACGAGTTCCTCCAGAACCTTGAGCTCTACGAGAGGCTCAAAAAGGGCGTCGCCTTTGCCCCCGACACGAACCTTTTCTACCACCGTTTCATCTCGGGCTTCCGACCCCTTGACAGGTATCAGATAGTCGTGGCGGAAGGCGTGAAGAAGGAGATTGAAAACGCGATGAACTACAAGTACAGGCACAGAGAGCTTGAAGAGATGAGGCGCGAGGTGAGGAATGGAAGCCTGCTGAAGGAGTTCAGCAACAGGAGGACGAAGAGGAGCAGGAAAGCGGCTTACATAGCCCTAAAGGAGTTCGAGAGGCTAAAGGACAGGATAATCATAGCGGAGAGCGTCAAGGAGCCAGCCCACAACAACGACGAGATAATAGTGAAATCCCTCAAGCACTACGACAACATGACGCCCACCCTGCTCGTCTTCCTTACGGCGGACATAGCGATAACAGATGTTGCCGAGATGGAAGGTTTAGAGTACTTCCTCTTCAAGTATCCGCGCAGAGAGCTTGGGAGGCACGACGTTACCGCTTACCAGCTCAGGACGCTCCTCTTCAACCTCGCGGCGGTCTTCGGCGTCATCGAGGTGAACGGGATAACTGTGTTCGGCGAGTTTGGGGGGAAGCAGGGACTGAACGAGCTGAAGCTTGTCTTCCCGACGGAGAACAGGGCATATCACGAGTTCGAGTTCCACCTGAAGCTCAGCAGGAAGCTGATGGAAATCATGAACGACTAA
- a CDS encoding DUF2284 domain-containing protein has protein sequence MKVLWEREIPADEIVVSPRPVWKCRSCPMYGKRPSCPPHVPDWREAKEWVHSFKRAFIIKFEIDMARFEEDKREVLLYLLRREEELFKEGKMYATALFPGNCNLCDDCPFERGEPCKLPTKVRPSIDAIGIEIGRLVKIDFSESVLYGMVLIE, from the coding sequence ATGAAGGTACTGTGGGAGAGGGAAATTCCAGCCGATGAGATAGTCGTCTCGCCCAGGCCGGTCTGGAAGTGCCGCTCCTGCCCGATGTATGGGAAAAGGCCGAGCTGTCCGCCCCACGTTCCTGACTGGAGAGAAGCGAAGGAGTGGGTTCATTCCTTCAAGAGGGCCTTCATAATCAAGTTCGAGATAGATATGGCACGCTTTGAGGAGGACAAGAGAGAGGTTCTGCTGTACCTCCTGAGACGAGAGGAAGAACTGTTTAAAGAGGGAAAAATGTATGCAACAGCCCTGTTTCCCGGAAACTGCAACCTCTGCGACGACTGCCCCTTCGAGAGGGGCGAGCCGTGCAAGCTTCCAACCAAGGTCAGGCCGAGCATAGACGCCATCGGCATCGAGATTGGAAGGCTCGTGAAAATCGACTTCTCCGAAAGCGTTTTGTACGGGATGGTGCTAATTGAATGA
- a CDS encoding YbhB/YbcL family Raf kinase inhibitor-like protein encodes MRWLAPLLVVLLALSGGCISSKDSGGDVRMDLEVGSIFHDGDTIPVEFTCDGENVNPPIFIGHIDPDVKSLVIIMDDPDAPGGTFTHWIAWNIPPLGEIPKGVPPQPEVDAPVHVVQGRNDFGRIGYGGPCPPRGHGVHHYHFKVYGLDTTLNLKPGSSRKELERAMEGHVIQWGELVGLYERK; translated from the coding sequence ATGAGATGGTTAGCGCCGCTCCTAGTGGTTTTGTTGGCCCTGAGCGGGGGATGCATATCTTCAAAGGATTCCGGAGGGGATGTTAGGATGGATCTTGAGGTTGGTTCCATATTTCACGACGGGGATACCATACCCGTTGAGTTCACGTGCGACGGGGAGAACGTTAACCCCCCGATATTCATAGGGCACATAGACCCCGATGTCAAGAGCCTGGTTATCATCATGGACGACCCCGACGCTCCCGGAGGAACCTTCACCCACTGGATAGCGTGGAACATTCCCCCGCTTGGGGAGATTCCCAAAGGCGTGCCCCCTCAGCCCGAGGTTGATGCTCCCGTGCACGTTGTTCAGGGGCGTAATGACTTCGGAAGGATAGGCTACGGTGGGCCGTGCCCACCGAGAGGCCATGGAGTGCATCACTACCACTTCAAGGTTTATGGTCTCGACACGACCCTCAACCTAAAACCCGGCTCAAGCAGGAAAGAACTGGAACGGGCCATGGAAGGCCACGTTATCCAGTGGGGAGAGCTCGTCGGGCTCTACGAGAGGAAGTGA
- a CDS encoding thioredoxin domain-containing protein has protein sequence MKKFGIVLLLILLVGFGAGCISDSGSSNTGSSTQTTSPGQEYVVVNGTRIYLNDIHFYMYGMKTCPHCHRMREEIPKAYGNDSLTYYELVGNEENTKLFQQVYQLTGIQGVPAIAITYNGTIYAIIEGEFNVTATPKILATAMQNNGTFLVVGGKVYLLPWDKDDARETLNRLHEIFVEHRMPSWNANSTSG, from the coding sequence ATGAAAAAATTTGGGATAGTGCTCCTCCTCATTCTCCTCGTCGGCTTTGGGGCCGGCTGTATCTCGGACTCAGGCAGCTCGAATACGGGATCTTCAACTCAAACAACCTCTCCGGGCCAGGAATACGTGGTCGTGAATGGGACGAGAATATACCTCAACGACATTCATTTCTACATGTACGGCATGAAGACCTGCCCCCACTGCCACAGAATGAGGGAGGAGATTCCCAAGGCTTACGGGAACGACAGCCTGACCTACTATGAGCTGGTTGGAAACGAGGAAAACACGAAGCTCTTCCAGCAGGTTTACCAGCTGACGGGAATTCAGGGGGTTCCGGCGATAGCGATAACGTACAACGGGACGATATACGCGATAATAGAGGGCGAGTTCAACGTGACCGCCACTCCCAAGATACTAGCAACGGCGATGCAGAACAACGGGACTTTCCTGGTGGTTGGGGGCAAGGTCTATCTCCTTCCATGGGACAAAGATGACGCCAGAGAAACCCTTAATAGACTCCATGAAATCTTCGTCGAGCACAGAATGCCGTCATGGAATGCAAACTCCACTTCCGGCTGA
- a CDS encoding cytochrome c biogenesis protein CcdA, giving the protein MRSEVKGLAIILLASFGVSSLALWALGMVDFIPKFFALAMSDSINPCTFVIYTMLLIALSVREVSKRRLYLIGAAFIAAVYVSYYLLGVGLLYFAGYLPLWVAGVAAIVFGAYTIITGLMEKSRVGDKSKIRRKIFSSDATAIGAFTLGVIVSTTLLPCSAGSYLVYAIIISKAGKALAFLLLALYNLVFVLPLVVILLAMGSVTESKSFSQAMVRHSRELSVIAGLLLIAIGVWVLAGASL; this is encoded by the coding sequence ATGAGAAGTGAGGTAAAGGGTCTGGCGATAATCCTTCTGGCCTCTTTTGGGGTTAGCTCCCTGGCGCTGTGGGCACTGGGCATGGTGGACTTCATACCCAAGTTCTTCGCTTTAGCTATGAGCGACTCCATAAATCCGTGCACCTTCGTCATATACACCATGCTCCTCATAGCCCTCTCGGTCAGGGAGGTATCGAAGAGAAGGCTTTACCTCATCGGAGCTGCCTTCATCGCGGCCGTTTACGTCTCCTACTACCTCCTTGGAGTCGGCCTGCTGTACTTCGCCGGCTACCTGCCCCTCTGGGTCGCTGGAGTTGCGGCGATAGTATTCGGTGCCTACACGATAATAACCGGCCTGATGGAGAAGTCCCGGGTCGGGGACAAGAGCAAGATCAGGAGGAAGATATTCAGCAGCGACGCGACAGCCATAGGCGCTTTTACGCTTGGAGTTATAGTCTCAACTACGCTGTTGCCCTGCTCGGCCGGCAGCTACCTCGTCTATGCGATAATAATCTCCAAGGCCGGGAAAGCACTTGCGTTCCTCCTCCTGGCGCTCTACAACCTCGTCTTCGTCCTACCACTGGTCGTCATACTGCTCGCCATGGGGAGCGTCACCGAGAGCAAGAGCTTCTCCCAGGCCATGGTGCGGCACAGCAGAGAGCTCTCGGTCATAGCCGGGTTACTGCTGATTGCCATCGGAGTCTGGGTTCTTGCGGGCGCTTCACTTTAG
- a CDS encoding thioredoxin family protein has product MDELEMIRRKKMLELMKRAGMIEVKPKRKVVIEVITSPGCPYCPIAWAMAQELGKKYEEVVARELSVATPEGQRKAMEHNIMGTPTILIDNGVEFIGVPNFGEFERKVREKLGLK; this is encoded by the coding sequence ATGGACGAGCTTGAGATGATAAGGAGAAAGAAGATGCTCGAACTCATGAAGAGGGCCGGCATGATAGAGGTCAAGCCAAAGAGAAAGGTAGTCATTGAGGTCATAACGTCGCCCGGCTGTCCCTACTGCCCGATAGCCTGGGCAATGGCTCAGGAGCTTGGGAAAAAATACGAGGAAGTCGTAGCGAGGGAACTGAGCGTGGCCACTCCCGAAGGCCAGAGGAAGGCCATGGAGCACAACATAATGGGCACTCCAACGATACTCATAGACAACGGGGTGGAGTTCATAGGGGTTCCGAACTTTGGGGAATTCGAGAGAAAGGTGAGGGAAAAGCTCGGCCTAAAGTGA
- a CDS encoding transcriptional regulator — MKTNAFEVASRYVYPSLRRRLVEILYENGLKQTEIARLLHITQSAVSRYLRMNRGALMDVSQFPDIDNELRSFADEIIEKKPSEYEIHKRLVEISVEMLGKGYVCQFHSKIDPETNPAECNVCLELFG; from the coding sequence ATGAAGACCAACGCCTTTGAAGTGGCCTCGCGCTACGTGTATCCCTCACTCAGGCGGAGGCTCGTTGAGATACTCTACGAAAACGGCCTGAAGCAGACCGAGATAGCCCGGCTTCTCCACATAACCCAGTCGGCGGTTTCCCGCTATCTTCGGATGAACAGGGGCGCTTTGATGGACGTTTCCCAGTTTCCAGACATCGATAACGAGCTTCGTTCATTTGCCGACGAGATCATTGAGAAAAAACCGAGTGAGTATGAAATACACAAGAGGCTCGTAGAAATCTCCGTTGAGATGCTTGGAAAGGGCTACGTCTGTCAGTTCCATTCAAAAATTGACCCCGAGACAAATCCCGCGGAATGCAACGTGTGCCTTGAACTTTTCGGCTGA
- a CDS encoding DUF1858 domain-containing protein has protein sequence MMLDVRGLKPPQPAVMIMEALPKLEVGETLEVIGDKPFVDLLPKLEDAGYEIEVGEVSGFFLFKVTKTEESRELSIEAKECDDKLEEITEETNVAKLLKAYPESLKILVKYGFSPLENSMMRKTLARTINLRQAKKLIGMSDERFKEMMEELKALEKV, from the coding sequence ATGATGCTCGACGTTCGGGGTTTGAAACCGCCCCAGCCGGCGGTTATGATAATGGAAGCCCTCCCCAAGCTCGAAGTAGGGGAAACGCTTGAAGTAATCGGTGATAAGCCCTTCGTTGATCTGCTCCCGAAACTTGAGGATGCCGGCTACGAGATAGAGGTCGGCGAGGTCTCGGGGTTCTTTTTGTTTAAGGTCACCAAAACTGAAGAATCAAGGGAACTTAGCATAGAGGCCAAGGAGTGCGACGATAAGCTTGAGGAGATAACGGAGGAAACCAACGTGGCTAAACTCCTGAAGGCCTACCCAGAATCACTTAAAATACTCGTGAAGTATGGATTTTCGCCCCTTGAGAACTCCATGATGAGGAAGACCCTCGCGAGGACGATAAACTTGAGGCAAGCAAAGAAGCTCATTGGAATGAGCGACGAGCGCTTTAAGGAAATGATGGAGGAGCTTAAGGCCCTGGAAAAGGTTTAA
- a CDS encoding DUF438 domain-containing protein has protein sequence MTELLKNREQKKEALKALLLRIHNGEDVNKLKEEFRAVLSGISPLEIPLIEQELVKEGISAKEIAKMCDLHVELFREAVRGTEELEERDLPEGHPLKTLYLENKEIMKDAEMLNLYARTLATTKDERMKAEILGVLEEIVGNLRKVGFTHYNREEMLTFPYIERRGLTAIATVLWTKHDEIRFMIKHLAELLRKRNEMPWEEFVEKFKTKAGEAAFALSDMVFRENNIYYPTLKALLSDGEWKAIRLQEDEIGYYKVNPPAWDPGEDVKPLHPWEINPELSVEELLNLPKEVQQALKGRPLEFDKSQLKREGDIDLGTGYVNLEELKAIFEALPVDVTFIDKDDRVRFFSSGERIFDRTLSVLGRPVQLCHPPKSVHIVNKILRAFKEGRKSEATFWLRLGPKYVYIKYVPLFDRDGNYIGTLEMTMDIEPYKRIEGEKRLLDWRD, from the coding sequence ATGACTGAGTTGCTGAAGAACCGGGAGCAGAAAAAAGAAGCCTTAAAGGCCCTTCTCCTCAGGATTCACAATGGTGAAGATGTTAATAAACTCAAGGAAGAATTCAGAGCAGTTCTCAGCGGCATTTCACCCCTTGAGATTCCGCTCATCGAGCAGGAGCTCGTTAAAGAGGGAATCTCGGCGAAGGAGATAGCAAAGATGTGCGACCTGCACGTCGAACTCTTCCGTGAAGCCGTTAGGGGAACGGAGGAGCTTGAGGAGAGGGATTTGCCTGAGGGACACCCGCTCAAGACGCTCTACCTCGAAAACAAGGAGATAATGAAGGACGCCGAGATGCTCAACCTCTACGCGAGGACTTTGGCGACTACCAAAGATGAGCGCATGAAAGCTGAAATCCTCGGTGTCTTGGAGGAGATAGTGGGCAACCTCAGAAAGGTCGGCTTCACCCACTACAACAGGGAGGAGATGCTTACCTTCCCGTACATCGAGCGGAGAGGTCTTACTGCAATAGCCACCGTCCTGTGGACGAAGCACGATGAAATCAGGTTCATGATAAAGCATCTGGCGGAACTCTTGAGGAAACGGAACGAGATGCCCTGGGAGGAGTTCGTTGAGAAGTTCAAGACTAAAGCCGGTGAAGCGGCCTTCGCCCTCAGCGACATGGTTTTCAGGGAGAACAACATCTACTACCCCACCCTTAAAGCCCTCCTCTCAGACGGAGAATGGAAGGCGATAAGATTGCAGGAGGATGAAATCGGCTATTACAAGGTCAACCCGCCTGCCTGGGACCCCGGTGAGGACGTTAAACCGCTCCATCCATGGGAAATCAACCCTGAACTAAGCGTTGAGGAACTTTTGAACCTTCCAAAGGAAGTTCAGCAGGCCCTGAAAGGCCGTCCTCTGGAGTTTGACAAAAGCCAGCTGAAGCGCGAGGGCGACATCGACCTCGGAACCGGCTACGTGAACCTTGAGGAACTCAAGGCGATATTCGAGGCCCTTCCGGTTGACGTGACTTTCATCGACAAGGACGACCGCGTTAGGTTCTTCTCTTCCGGAGAGAGGATATTCGACAGGACACTTTCGGTGCTCGGAAGGCCGGTTCAGCTCTGTCACCCGCCGAAGAGCGTCCACATCGTCAATAAGATACTCAGGGCATTCAAGGAGGGCAGGAAGAGCGAGGCAACGTTCTGGCTCAGGCTCGGGCCGAAGTACGTTTACATAAAATACGTGCCCCTCTTTGACAGGGACGGAAACTACATCGGGACGCTTGAAATGACGATGGATATCGAACCGTATAAAAGGATTGAAGGCGAGAAGAGACTGCTGGACTGGAGGGACTGA